The genomic DNA ACTACAATCCGTCGAAGGATTTTCCGGGTACGCTCGACTCACTGTCTTCGTCAACGCTTCCGGTCACTCATACCGATGACCATGGTCAAGCGACACCCCGAGGCATTTCGACCTATCGCGGACTCGCTGCGTTCGAGCTGTTAACTCACGCGGCTAACCAAGTTCCCGACCGTACGGCAATCGTCCAGGGTGACCAAGCATGGACATACGGGCAACTCGAGCAGTTGTCCCAACAAGCTGCTGCCATGCTGACAAGGAAGGGAATTCAACCGGGCGACCGTGTTGGCATCCTGTTGCCGAACACTGCTGAATACATCATTGCAGTGAACGCTATCTGGCGCTGTGAAGCAGTCGCTGTAGCAATTAGTCCTTTGATGGTTTCATCAGAGATTGAGTCTCTGTTGAAGCATACGGATTGTCATTGGGTAATTTGTCTCGATGTGTTGGCCAGCACGATTACTTGCCCGAGTGTCAAGTTGCTGCTGGTGTCCATTCGTGAGCAATTATCGACGGTCAACCAGCTCGGCTACCTCTGGATGAGACGGCAAAGCATCGGAGCTTGGACATTGGTGGGGGACGAACGACATCATGGATTTTGGCGTGAGACTCATGCCACCTCGGACGCAGCTCCGCAGGTAAGTTTCGACCCCGCCAAAACTCCTGCGTACATTCTTCCGACCGGCGGAACCACGGGAGCCGCTAAGTCCGTCACCCTGACGCACGAGAACATGGTAGCCAACGCGTGGCAACAATACATGTGGACGGGTCAGTCATTTGGCGTAGAAACCATGTTGGCCGTTTTGCCCTTCTTTCACAGCTACGGTATGTCGGCCATCGTGATGGCGGGAACTGCGATGGCGGCCACGCTCGTTTCTCATCACCGATACAACACCCACAAAACGATCGAGTTGCTCAACCAATTCGAACCGACGGTTTTTCATGCGGTGCCGGCGATGCTGGTGGCGATGAACGAAAAATTCCGGTCGCATCCCTTGCATTCTCGCTCGTTGAAATGGGTCATTTCCGGGGGAGCGTCGCTCGATGCGGCGGTGGCTGACGAATTTGCTCAACATTCCGGGGCGTTGGTTGTCGAAGGCTACGGCCTAAGTGAAGCATCACCGGTGACTCACGTCGGCGACCTATTCGGACCGCCTCACTATGGAACGATTGGCTATCCGCTGCCCGAAACCGCTTGCAAGATAGCGTCGCCGACCCATTTAGACCAAGCCGTCGCGCCGGGATCAATCGGCGAATTATTGATTCGTGGGCCGCAAGTCATGCAGGGCTACTGGAACGACCAGGATTCTACTGAAAAAGCATTTCACAACGGTTGGCTTTGCACGGGCGACCTAGCCGTGCAGCACGATGATGGCACTTATGAGATCGTTGGGCGAAAGAAAAACTTGATCATAACGTCCGGATTCAACGTCTACCCCAGCGAAGTCGAAGCCGTTCTTCGTTCGGCCCCCGGGGTTGCTGATGCGGCTGTGATCGGAATATCAGACGACAAGCGGGGTGAAGTTGTCAAAGCGTTCATTGTGGCAACAACGAAAGCCAAGTGGGACGAATCCGCCGTTCGGTCTTGGTGCCACGACCGATTGTCGAAACATAAGCAACCTCGTGTCTACGAGCTGGTAACCGGCGACCTTCCTCGCAATTTTTTGGGCAAGGTCATCCATCGATCTTTGCGAGAGGACAGTCGCCACGACCCTGGCGTTCAACACCCCGGTAAGGACGGTTCAGCTGATTCACCGGTGGACATCCCTGATTCGAAAAACGAGGTTGCATCATGAACACGCATTCGCCGATCGCTGTACTCGATGCTGTAAGGACTCCGTTCGCCAAAGCGTTCACCGACCTAAGTGGCGTTTCCGCAGTCGAACTCGGACGCACCGCGATGACCGGACTGCTAACGAAGCTCTCTTGCCGATGCCAAGATGTGGATGAAGTGATCTTCGGTAACGTGGGATCACCCGCTGATGCAGCCAACATCGCACGCGTGATCGCGTTGCGTTCAGGGCTGTCCTATCACACGATCGCGCACACCGTTCACCGCAACTGCGGGTCTGGGATGGAAGCAATTCTGGGTGGCTGGCAAGCAATCAATCATCGCGGATCGAAACTAGTGATCACCGGTGGAACCGAATCCATGTCGTCGATCCCGCTTTTCTTTTCGAAAGACGCGCAAGCCTATTTCACTCAACTGGGACGCTCTAAATCCTGGCTGCAAAAGCTTCGAACCATCCGAGGATTCCGACCGAGCTTCATGCGTCCCATTGCTGGGTTGCGGCTGGGCCTCACTGATCCAGTTTGCCATATGAACATGGGAGAAACCGCCGAACTGCTGGCAAAAGAATTCCGGATCAGCCGCGAAGATCAAGATCGGTTTGCACTGGAAAGCCATCATAAGGCTGAAGCCGCGTTCGAAGCGTGCTACCTGACCAGCGAGGTCACGCCAGTGGAACTGGAAAACGGGAAGAAGGTTGAACGCGACAACACTATTCGTGTCGGCCAAACCATGCAAGCACTTGCAAAACTCAAGCCTGTGTTCGCTAAACAAGGCAGTGTCACGGCGGGCAACAGCAGCCCGCTTACCGACGGCGCAGCGGCACTAGCACTTTGCTTACCCGAGCACGTGTCGGAGTATACCGACCAACCGCTGGGTTACGTGACCGCTTATTCGATCGCGGGATGCGATCCGTCGCGAATGGGGCTGGGCCCCGTGTACGCGATTGCCAAATTGATGGATCAGACGGGTTACACACTCAATGACTTTGATCTGATTGAAATCAACGAGGCCTTTGCTGCGCAAGTGATTGCCTGCCGCAAAGCGATCGAGTCACGACATTTCGCCGCAGATTATCTGAACCGTCGTCAAGCGCTCGGCGAGTGGCCTGAACCTAAAGTCAATGTGCTGGGAGGAGCGATTGCGTTGGGGCATCCTGTGGGTGCGACCGGCGCGAGATTGGTCCTAACACTTCTTCGAACGTTAAAAGCACGCGGCCTTCATCGTGGCCTTGCTACCCTCTGCATCGGAGGCGGCCAGGGAATGGCTATGGTTGTCGAAACCCAAATAGGATCTGAATCATGAAACTAAAGAATTCCTATCGTCATTTCCAACTCACGACCGATGAAAGCGGCGTCGTCACGCTTGCACTCAACGTGGTCGACCGCCCCTTGAACGTCCTGAATGCTGAGGTGATCGCCGAGCTTGCGGACATCGTGACGCAGTTGGAACAAAGTCACGGTCGTGAAATAAGTGCGGTCGTTATTCGTAGCAGCAAAGAGAGCGGATTCCTGGCCGGTGCCGATGTCAACGCGATTGCTGAGATCGCCGACCGCCATGAGGCTGGCAAAGTGATCGAGCTGGGCCAAATGCTGTTTCAGAGAGTCGAGAACCTTCCATTTCCAACCATAGCCGTCATCGACGGTCCCTGCATGGGCGGCGGTCTTGAGCTGGCTTTGGCATGTCGCTATCGAATCGCTCGCAACGTTGCCAGCACGCAGCTCGGCTTGCCTGAAATTAAACTTGGCCTGATCCCCGGCTGGGGCGGAACCCAACGACTGCCCCGGCTGATCGGGTTGCATCTAGCACTTCCTATGATCCTGACCGGGAAATCGGTTCGCCCGGCGGAAGCACTTCAAATCGGACTGATCGACGAGGCTATCGAAGCGGATCAATGGGAGGAAGGAATCGATGCGTTCATTTCGCAAATCATCGTAAACAACATAAACGGTCGTCGTTCGTTCACGCAGCGATTGAAACGATTCATCACGGACACTGCAATCGTTCGTGCTTTGGTCGTTCGCAAAGCGGAAAGTTCGATCCATCGTCGAGCAAAACACTATCCCGCATTGCCCGCCGCCGTCCGTGCAGCGGCGATTTCGTTCGACCCAGCGTTTGACGGCTATTTAGTGGAACGCGCCGAATTCCTGGATCTGCTCTATACGCCTACCTGTCGCAATCTGCTCGGCTTGTATTTGTCTCGCACGCGAGCGCAAAAGGTAACGACTTGGATTTCATCTGGACCCCAAAGCCCACTGCCACGCCGGCCCATCCAGAATGTCGCGGTGATTGGCGCGGGCGTGATGGGAGCAGGAATTGGTCAGTGGGCTGCAATACGCGGTTTCAACGTGGTTTTGAAGGAGGTCGATCAGGACATTGCGGCGTCTGCCCAAGATCGCATTCATCGGTCAATCCACTCCTTGGCCCAGCGGCAAAACTGGTCGAGCACAAAAACCGCCGACGTGAAATCGCGAATTTCTGTCACGGCTACTCTTGGCGATATCGCTGATGCCAACCTCGTGATCGAAGCGGTTGCTGAAAACATGAAGATCAAGTCCGCAGTCTTCCAGGATATAGAAAGCATCGTTCGGCCCAGCACCTTGGTCGTGTCCAACACATCGTCGTTGTCGATTGATGATATGGCGAGCAATCTGATGCATCCCAACCGGTTTGCCGGACTACATTTCTTCAATCCGGTTCACCGAATGGATTTGGTCGAAGTGGTCCGTGGCACGAAATCGGATGAGGCTGCGATGGGCGATTTGATCACGTTTGTTCGTTCCCTTGGGAAAGTTCCAGTAGTCACCAACGACTCACCCGGATTCGTGGTCAACCGCATCTTGTTCCCCTACCTCAGTGAAGCGATGCGAATGGTGATGGAGCGAATCGCACCGGAAACGATTGATGCCGAGGCTCGTGATTTTGGAATGCCAATGGGACCAATCGAACTGCTTGACCAAGTTGGTTTGGACGTAGCACTGCAAGTGGCACGATCACTCGGCGAGATTCAGGAAGAGAACTCGGCGACTCAAACGATGCTTGCTCGGATGGTCGAGCGACGTGAACTAGGGCAAAAAGTTGGCAAAGGGTTTTACCACTATCACAAAGGCAAAAAGACGACATCGCGTGAGAGCTCGATCGCGGGTTTGGCCATTGGAAATCGCTTGGCTCCGCCAGCAATACTCGCAGATCGCGATGATGGAATGACGGCCATCCAGCGTCGGCTGATCTACCCCATGTTGATCGAAGCGAAACGTTGTGTGGACGAACGCGTGGTTGAGTTCCCATGGGCGATTGATTTGGCGATGGTTTTGGGCACGGGATTTGCGCCGCACCTAGGTGGCCCTTTGTCGGTAATTAAGCAAATTGGCTTCGAAACCTTTGATGCCCAGAGAACCAATTTGGAACGTCACTTCGGGGAACGCTTCTCACTAGGTCCAGCGACGGACCCTCTTACTCAAACTGTCAGGGAAATGTCATGAGTACCGATATCAAAAAAACCAACGTCGACAAAGAAGCTACGTCATTTGCGGAAATGGCACTCACACTCGGTGGGGCTAGTGCGGATGAAGCAAAACGCACCGGAGTGCTCGACACCGCAGATGATCAAGTGGAGGGTTTCTTCGCACCTCAGTACCAAACGCGATTGAGTCCGGTTCACCGCGCGGTTTGGGATTCTCATTTGCCAACCGAATTGTTCGTTCCTGCCTCTGCGGAAGCATCGAACGCGGTGGAAAAGGTGACACACGATTCCCTTGACGTGGTTCTGCGTCATCAGAAGGCGAACTCTTTGTATGACGATCGTGGAAAAGTCAGCGAATCCGTGCTAGCGGAACTGGGCGCAGCAGGATACTTCGGGTTGCTAGTCGATCCGAAGTATGGAGGTAGCGGCGCGACAATGACTCAGTTCGCAAAGATGATCACTCGCATGGCAATGATTGAGCCAACCATTGCGGGTTTGGCGTCGGTACATGGCTGCATCGGTGCGGTTGACCCAGTGCGTTCGTTTGGAACCGATGAACAAAAACAACGGTTTCTTCCCAGCTTAGCGAGCGGCCAACGGTTATCAGGCTTTGCTTTGACCGAACCGGGTGCCGGCAGCGATCTTACGGCACTGCGAACGGTGGCGGTACGCGAGGGAGATTACTACTACGTCACCGGTGAGAAACTTTTCATCACGAATGCGACCAACGGCCGAACGGTGGGATTGGTGTGCAAGATCAAAGACAAACCGAGTGTCCTTGTCATTGATCTTCCCGAACAAGAAGACGAAACGTTTCAAATTCGCCGTTACGGCATCTATGCTTTGCGACGTGCTCACAACAACGGATTGATCTTCCGCAACTTCCGTGTGCCAGTCGAGAATTTGCTCACACCCGCGATGGGTGATGGATTGACGATCGCCTATCACGGGCTAAATCTCGGTCGAGTTGCACTATGTGCGAATGCGGCTGGAACAATGCGGGCTATGCTCGCGGAAATGCTTCCTTGGGCGGCGATGCGAGTAACCTATGGACAACCTATTGATCGACGGGAGCTAGTGCGTCGCCGAATTGGGCATTTGGCCGGGGCAATCGTCTCTGCTGATGCACTCACGGCTTGGTGCTCAGGTTTGCTCGATCAGGGCTATCGAGGAGAGATGGAATGCATCGTGGCAAAGATCTACGGCAGCGAAGCTCAAAAGGAAGCCGCCATCGAATGGTTCATGAAAACGCACGGAGGCCGCTCGTTCTTGCATGGGCACACGTTCGGTGACAACGTGCACGATTTCTTAGCGCCGTGCATTTACGAAGGCGAAGGAGAAATGCTGGGCATGGCATTCTTCAAATCTCTCGTTAAGCATCATGGCAAAGAGTACTTCGAATCGATTGGCAAAACGCTACACGAACGGGGAGTACGAAAACCGAATCTAGCCAACCCAAGCCATGTGTGGATGTTGCGTCGGCCGATGATGAATTACGCTCGCTGGTATTTGGGACGCAAATTCGCAAGGAGCTCCGCGACGGCATTGCCACCTTTGCCTGATGGAATGGCAAATCATGCGAAGTATGCGATGAAAGTACTCTCGCGTAGTGGCATGGCGATTAGTGCCGTCATGCGTCAGCATCAACTAAAACTCGCTGACCGACAGTGCCGCATGTCTGCGTTGTCGTCTCAATTGCAGGATGCGATTGTGATCTTGGTAACCGCGTTGCACACCACTTCTTTCCAATCTTCCTCCATGGACGATCAAATCTTGGTAGCTGCTAGTGACGCGCTGTGCCGGCGACTGAGATCACGACTCACGGGTCGCAGTCCGAGCGATGCTGATTTCCGCCAAGTCACCGATCTTGGCAAAATGATCGCCGAGCACGGTTGGAAGGAAATCGAGTTTGCGAAACCGAACGAGATAATGATGCGATACAACGACTAAGTCTTAGGGGAACAGGCATCACGCAATCACCGCTACGGATTTTCGACTATGAATTGGCTTCGCTATCTAGGAATCGACAATCGCGAGAATCATCCTCGCGATCGAGTCACTGTAGTTTTGGGTGGTGGTGGGGCGCGCGGACTTTCCCACCTCGGAGTTCTGCGTGCCATGGAGGCGAGGTCCATCGCAATCGACCGCATTTTGGGTGTCAGTATTGGTGCATTGGTAGGGGCTTTGCACGCAACGAGTGACAATGCGCACGATGCCCAGCAAAAAGCGTTCACACTGCTCAAATCAAAGTCATTCGCTCGCACGAAGTCAGAATTAGCGATGGCGTCAGGTCCATCAAAGCCAGACCACACCGAAAGCTACTTTCAATGGTTTGCTCAAGCCAAACGAATGGTTGCCGCTCATCGACGCCTTTCGCGTGGCCTGACCAGTGCAGGGCTATTGTCCGACATTTGGTTACGCGAAGCGATTGACCACCTGTTGCCCGACATCGACATAGCCCAAACACGCGTTCCCATTTCTATTGCGGCGATTGACTTGTTGTCGGGAAGGCGAGTGACGCTCGATCGAGGGCCGCTCAGGCTAGCCGTCCGCGCATCGATGTCTATCCCAGGAATCTTTCCGCCTGTCCGTTGGCAAAGCAACAAGCTTCAGCGAGGACACAACCTGCTGCTTTGCGATTTGGGTGTGATCGAGTCAGCCCCGGTTGAATTGGCGCGCCAGCACGGAGCCAAGTATGTCGTAGCCGTTGACGTCGCGCAAGAGTTGCCCCCCATCGTCAAGTGCGACTCCGCGATGGAGATCACCATGCGAGTGGGCGACATCAGCGAGCAACTGATGCGACCTTACCAGACCACCAAAGCTGATCTGGTGATTCGTCCGGACGTCGGGCACGTATCCTGGTTTGACTTCAGCCAACCGGCCACCCTAATTCGAGCGGGTTTCAAAGCTGGACAGGATGCAATGACCGGATTCTCTTTCGACAAAGCTGCGTAAGACAATTTTATCTAACCAGCAATGATCAAGAGCAAAGCGATCACCACCAACAGGACGAAGCTAGCGACAACCCACATCTTGGGAACTCGCCTTGGAACCGTCACACCGTCTACAGATGTGTCATGATCCGCTGGAATCAAGACCGGCAGATAAGGATTCGACTGAGGTTCGGTTTGAATGAGTTTCGCTTCGGATTCTTGCGCATAGGTTGGCGGTTGCAAGGGATTCGCATCGGGCACTAGGTCACCTGAACCGTCGGATCGAGGAGCCTGGCAATTCCAGCACAGCTCGAACGCTGGCTCGTTCGGCTCACCGCACTCGCCGCAAGTCCAGTCGCCCGCGAGTTCAAGAGTTTCTTGATCACGTTTGAGAATGGCAACAGCACGATCGTAATCCTCGACCGCTACCTCTAATCGTGCCCCCTGTCG from Rubripirellula amarantea includes the following:
- a CDS encoding thiolase family protein, translating into MNTHSPIAVLDAVRTPFAKAFTDLSGVSAVELGRTAMTGLLTKLSCRCQDVDEVIFGNVGSPADAANIARVIALRSGLSYHTIAHTVHRNCGSGMEAILGGWQAINHRGSKLVITGGTESMSSIPLFFSKDAQAYFTQLGRSKSWLQKLRTIRGFRPSFMRPIAGLRLGLTDPVCHMNMGETAELLAKEFRISREDQDRFALESHHKAEAAFEACYLTSEVTPVELENGKKVERDNTIRVGQTMQALAKLKPVFAKQGSVTAGNSSPLTDGAAALALCLPEHVSEYTDQPLGYVTAYSIAGCDPSRMGLGPVYAIAKLMDQTGYTLNDFDLIEINEAFAAQVIACRKAIESRHFAADYLNRRQALGEWPEPKVNVLGGAIALGHPVGATGARLVLTLLRTLKARGLHRGLATLCIGGGQGMAMVVETQIGSES
- a CDS encoding acyl-CoA dehydrogenase family protein: MSTDIKKTNVDKEATSFAEMALTLGGASADEAKRTGVLDTADDQVEGFFAPQYQTRLSPVHRAVWDSHLPTELFVPASAEASNAVEKVTHDSLDVVLRHQKANSLYDDRGKVSESVLAELGAAGYFGLLVDPKYGGSGATMTQFAKMITRMAMIEPTIAGLASVHGCIGAVDPVRSFGTDEQKQRFLPSLASGQRLSGFALTEPGAGSDLTALRTVAVREGDYYYVTGEKLFITNATNGRTVGLVCKIKDKPSVLVIDLPEQEDETFQIRRYGIYALRRAHNNGLIFRNFRVPVENLLTPAMGDGLTIAYHGLNLGRVALCANAAGTMRAMLAEMLPWAAMRVTYGQPIDRRELVRRRIGHLAGAIVSADALTAWCSGLLDQGYRGEMECIVAKIYGSEAQKEAAIEWFMKTHGGRSFLHGHTFGDNVHDFLAPCIYEGEGEMLGMAFFKSLVKHHGKEYFESIGKTLHERGVRKPNLANPSHVWMLRRPMMNYARWYLGRKFARSSATALPPLPDGMANHAKYAMKVLSRSGMAISAVMRQHQLKLADRQCRMSALSSQLQDAIVILVTALHTTSFQSSSMDDQILVAASDALCRRLRSRLTGRSPSDADFRQVTDLGKMIAEHGWKEIEFAKPNEIMMRYND
- a CDS encoding putative signal transducing protein is translated as MHATNVTLRYFGDVIEAELIRSRLAVENINATLHNVTHAADIGIGESAIRQGARLEVAVEDYDRAVAILKRDQETLELAGDWTCGECGEPNEPAFELCWNCQAPRSDGSGDLVPDANPLQPPTYAQESEAKLIQTEPQSNPYLPVLIPADHDTSVDGVTVPRRVPKMWVVASFVLLVVIALLLIIAG
- a CDS encoding 3-hydroxyacyl-CoA dehydrogenase NAD-binding domain-containing protein — protein: MKLKNSYRHFQLTTDESGVVTLALNVVDRPLNVLNAEVIAELADIVTQLEQSHGREISAVVIRSSKESGFLAGADVNAIAEIADRHEAGKVIELGQMLFQRVENLPFPTIAVIDGPCMGGGLELALACRYRIARNVASTQLGLPEIKLGLIPGWGGTQRLPRLIGLHLALPMILTGKSVRPAEALQIGLIDEAIEADQWEEGIDAFISQIIVNNINGRRSFTQRLKRFITDTAIVRALVVRKAESSIHRRAKHYPALPAAVRAAAISFDPAFDGYLVERAEFLDLLYTPTCRNLLGLYLSRTRAQKVTTWISSGPQSPLPRRPIQNVAVIGAGVMGAGIGQWAAIRGFNVVLKEVDQDIAASAQDRIHRSIHSLAQRQNWSSTKTADVKSRISVTATLGDIADANLVIEAVAENMKIKSAVFQDIESIVRPSTLVVSNTSSLSIDDMASNLMHPNRFAGLHFFNPVHRMDLVEVVRGTKSDEAAMGDLITFVRSLGKVPVVTNDSPGFVVNRILFPYLSEAMRMVMERIAPETIDAEARDFGMPMGPIELLDQVGLDVALQVARSLGEIQEENSATQTMLARMVERRELGQKVGKGFYHYHKGKKTTSRESSIAGLAIGNRLAPPAILADRDDGMTAIQRRLIYPMLIEAKRCVDERVVEFPWAIDLAMVLGTGFAPHLGGPLSVIKQIGFETFDAQRTNLERHFGERFSLGPATDPLTQTVREMS
- a CDS encoding AMP-binding protein, translating into MGFLPLDSPGRDAQPDYNPSKDFPGTLDSLSSSTLPVTHTDDHGQATPRGISTYRGLAAFELLTHAANQVPDRTAIVQGDQAWTYGQLEQLSQQAAAMLTRKGIQPGDRVGILLPNTAEYIIAVNAIWRCEAVAVAISPLMVSSEIESLLKHTDCHWVICLDVLASTITCPSVKLLLVSIREQLSTVNQLGYLWMRRQSIGAWTLVGDERHHGFWRETHATSDAAPQVSFDPAKTPAYILPTGGTTGAAKSVTLTHENMVANAWQQYMWTGQSFGVETMLAVLPFFHSYGMSAIVMAGTAMAATLVSHHRYNTHKTIELLNQFEPTVFHAVPAMLVAMNEKFRSHPLHSRSLKWVISGGASLDAAVADEFAQHSGALVVEGYGLSEASPVTHVGDLFGPPHYGTIGYPLPETACKIASPTHLDQAVAPGSIGELLIRGPQVMQGYWNDQDSTEKAFHNGWLCTGDLAVQHDDGTYEIVGRKKNLIITSGFNVYPSEVEAVLRSAPGVADAAVIGISDDKRGEVVKAFIVATTKAKWDESAVRSWCHDRLSKHKQPRVYELVTGDLPRNFLGKVIHRSLREDSRHDPGVQHPGKDGSADSPVDIPDSKNEVAS
- a CDS encoding patatin-like phospholipase family protein produces the protein MNWLRYLGIDNRENHPRDRVTVVLGGGGARGLSHLGVLRAMEARSIAIDRILGVSIGALVGALHATSDNAHDAQQKAFTLLKSKSFARTKSELAMASGPSKPDHTESYFQWFAQAKRMVAAHRRLSRGLTSAGLLSDIWLREAIDHLLPDIDIAQTRVPISIAAIDLLSGRRVTLDRGPLRLAVRASMSIPGIFPPVRWQSNKLQRGHNLLLCDLGVIESAPVELARQHGAKYVVAVDVAQELPPIVKCDSAMEITMRVGDISEQLMRPYQTTKADLVIRPDVGHVSWFDFSQPATLIRAGFKAGQDAMTGFSFDKAA